Genomic DNA from Deltaproteobacteria bacterium:
GTCTCTCAGTAAGACGATTTTTCTCAGGGGCTATTCTCCTGCAAGGATTAGGCAGGTGGGTTTAACCCCTCCCCGAATGATCCCGTACCTTATAGAAGAGGCTGGGGGAGTGTCAAGGATTCCAAATTTTCTTGACAGGCTCCACCCATCTGGTAGGAAACAGAACCCTGGAAAGAGGGACCCGGGGAAACGCTGGCCTGTTTACGGCCTTCAGCCGGAGGCTTCTTCTTCCCCGGGGAGCTGATATCCCCTGCAAGGATATTGGAGGGAGGAACCCTGTGCCGGTGATTACCACTTTTTTCGAAAGGACCGCCCAATGGAATCGACTCCCATTTCCAGGGTGGACGTGAAGCCGAACGAAACCGTCGATGCCTTCCTGGATGGCCGCCTGCGTCTGATCCAATCCAGAAATGGATACCGGTTTTCGATCGATGCTGTTCTCCTTGCTGGATTCGTAACGTCCAAGCCGGGCGAGGTGATCGTCGACCTCGGGACCGGTTGCGGGGTCATTCCGCTCATGCTTCTTCTTACGCGTTCCATCTCCTATGCCGTGGGCGTTGAAATCCAACCGGACCTCGCCGACCAGGCCAGGAGAAATGCGCTGCTGAACGGGTACGGCGAGAGGATGGCCGTCGTTCTCGGGGATGCCAGACACGTCCCTATCAGGCCCCTCTCCGCCGACATCGTTCTGTGTAATCCTCCTTACCGCAAAAGGGACAGCGGGCGCATCAGCACCGACAGGGAGCGAGCCATAGCACGACATGAGATCAAGCTTTCCCTGGACGACATCCTGGAGGCCGCCAGGATGCTTCTCAGGCCGCGGGGAAGGTTCGCCATGGTCTATCCGGCCTTTCGGCTCGTTGACATGCTGGTCAGGATGAGGGCCTTCGGCCTTGAACCCAAGCGGATCCAGGTGGTCTATCCCGAACCCGAAACAGACTCAAAGCTGGTTCTGGTAGAGGCCGTCCCGGGAGGTGGGGTCGGGGTCAGGATCCTGCCTCCGCTCTTCGGACAGGGCGAGTTTTCCATCCCTGGAAAGGCCTTTTGAAGGCCTTCCTCCCGTCTCAGCAGGAGGACGAATTGCTAACAATATTCAGGTTCAAGGGTCTCCGAGCCTGAATTCGATCTTTTCTACGGCCTTTCGTCCCAGGTGGGTATTGATCTTTTCCTTGATTTGCTCTTCCATAAACCCCAATTCCTGGAGCCAGATG
This window encodes:
- a CDS encoding methyltransferase, translating into MESTPISRVDVKPNETVDAFLDGRLRLIQSRNGYRFSIDAVLLAGFVTSKPGEVIVDLGTGCGVIPLMLLLTRSISYAVGVEIQPDLADQARRNALLNGYGERMAVVLGDARHVPIRPLSADIVLCNPPYRKRDSGRISTDRERAIARHEIKLSLDDILEAARMLLRPRGRFAMVYPAFRLVDMLVRMRAFGLEPKRIQVVYPEPETDSKLVLVEAVPGGGVGVRILPPLFGQGEFSIPGKAF